The proteins below come from a single Salinilacihabitans rarus genomic window:
- a CDS encoding glycoside hydrolase family 15 protein — translation MTESDAYPPIEAYGVVGNLETCALVGPDGSIDWFPFPHLESPSILAAILDAERGGRFRIRPTDSFETDRWYVGKTNVLENGYDEDVGAFVQSYGSDALDATGLLLPVVGFLPFDDERVRGTIEAIESALVDDDVFVLRYDGEDGLPGDEGAFVLCSCWLVDALALSGRVDEARSRFESLLSYLNPLGLVAEELDPETGTHLGNYPQAFSHIGIVNSALYLGYARGRETPGPAPMGIRLGEPISPPE, via the coding sequence GTGACTGAGTCCGACGCGTATCCCCCGATCGAAGCCTACGGCGTCGTCGGCAACCTGGAGACGTGCGCGCTCGTCGGACCGGACGGATCGATCGACTGGTTCCCCTTCCCGCACCTCGAATCGCCGAGCATCCTCGCCGCGATCCTCGACGCCGAGCGCGGCGGTCGGTTTCGGATTCGTCCGACCGACTCGTTCGAGACGGACCGGTGGTACGTCGGGAAGACGAACGTCCTCGAGAACGGTTACGACGAGGACGTCGGGGCGTTCGTGCAGTCCTACGGGTCGGACGCGCTCGACGCGACGGGGCTGTTGCTCCCGGTCGTCGGCTTCCTGCCGTTCGACGACGAGCGCGTCCGGGGAACGATCGAGGCGATCGAGTCGGCGCTGGTCGACGACGACGTCTTCGTGTTACGATACGACGGCGAAGACGGACTCCCGGGCGACGAGGGAGCGTTCGTCCTCTGTTCGTGCTGGCTCGTCGACGCGCTCGCGCTCTCCGGGCGCGTCGACGAGGCCCGGTCCCGATTCGAGTCGCTGCTTTCGTACCTGAACCCGCTGGGGCTCGTCGCGGAGGAACTCGATCCCGAGACCGGAACCCACCTCGGGAACTACCCCCAGGCGTTCAGCCACATCGGGATCGTCAACAGCGCGCTCTACCTCGGCTACGCCCGGGGGCGCGAGACGCCCGGCCCAGCGCCGATGGGGATTCGTCTCGGCGAACCGATCTCGCCTCCCGAGTGA
- a CDS encoding CBS domain-containing protein, with protein sequence MPVGELGPEEVVTASNESTLGEITELLDSEGVGTVVITDDGAPVGIVTDRDAALAIHQYDDVADVPVADVMTDDPVTIREDEEAIEISRAIEEHDVRRFPVVDENGKLTGIVTLDDLVATIGEQLDNVADTIEVQSPGYSP encoded by the coding sequence ATGCCCGTTGGCGAACTCGGTCCGGAGGAGGTCGTAACGGCGAGTAACGAAAGCACGCTGGGGGAGATCACGGAACTGCTCGACTCCGAAGGCGTGGGGACCGTCGTGATCACCGACGACGGCGCTCCCGTCGGGATCGTCACCGACCGCGACGCCGCCTTGGCGATCCACCAGTACGACGACGTCGCGGACGTGCCCGTAGCGGACGTGATGACGGACGATCCGGTGACGATCCGGGAAGACGAAGAGGCGATCGAGATTTCGCGGGCGATCGAGGAACACGACGTTCGTCGGTTCCCCGTCGTCGACGAAAACGGGAAGCTGACCGGAATCGTCACCCTCGACGACCTCGTCGCGACGATCGGCGAGCAACTCGACAACGTCGCGGATACGATCGAGGTCCAATCGCCGGGATACAGCCCCTGA
- a CDS encoding DUF5786 family protein: protein MGFGSYDESEQRQPDADVDEDEETAVTVHENDYEGEMSVETGGSTDDLLGQLQDIKESKEE from the coding sequence ATGGGTTTTGGTAGCTACGACGAATCCGAGCAGCGGCAACCCGACGCGGATGTCGACGAGGACGAAGAGACCGCCGTCACCGTCCACGAGAACGACTACGAGGGCGAGATGAGCGTCGAGACCGGCGGCTCGACCGACGACCTCCTCGGCCAGCTCCAGGACATCAAAGAATCGAAAGAGGAGTGA
- a CDS encoding amphi-Trp domain-containing protein: protein MPEEELFKTEALRPRAEIAEALVSAAERIRSGSVRLESGPEERRVALPETPTFEVELERLTDSETAEERYELEDEIRWTE, encoded by the coding sequence ATGCCCGAGGAAGAACTCTTCAAAACGGAAGCACTGCGGCCGCGGGCCGAGATCGCCGAAGCGCTCGTCTCCGCCGCCGAACGGATCCGCTCCGGGTCCGTGCGCCTGGAGAGCGGACCGGAGGAGCGGCGCGTGGCCCTCCCCGAAACCCCCACGTTCGAAGTCGAACTCGAACGACTGACCGATTCGGAGACCGCGGAGGAACGGTACGAACTGGAGGACGAAATTCGGTGGACCGAGTAG
- a CDS encoding ribonuclease J: MEIEIATIGGYEEVGRQMTAVRAGNDVVIFDMGLNLSKVLIHDNVRTEGMHSLDLIDMGAIPDDRVMSDLDGDVQAIVPTHGHLDHIGAISKLAHRYDAPVVATPFTLELVREEIKDEQKFGVGNDLIEMDPGETMTIGDHGVELEFVNVTHSIIDAINPVLHTPEGAIVYGLDKRMDHTPVIGDPIDMQRFREIGREGEGVLCYIEDCTNANKKGRTPSESVAREHLRDTLYSMEDYTGGIVATTFSSHIARVTSLVEFAREIGRQPILLGRSMEKYSGTAERLGIDFPSDIGMFGHRKSVDRTFKRIMNEGKGNFLPVVTGHQGEPRAMLTRMARGETPYELDDGDKVVFSARVIPEPTNEGQRYQAEKLLGMQGARVYSDIHVSGHLRQEGHYEMLDALQPQHIIPAHQDLKGFSGYVDLASEQGYALDRDLHVTSNGNVIPIVE; the protein is encoded by the coding sequence ATGGAAATCGAAATTGCCACTATAGGCGGTTACGAGGAAGTCGGACGGCAGATGACCGCCGTCCGCGCAGGGAACGACGTCGTCATCTTCGACATGGGACTCAACCTGTCGAAGGTCCTCATTCACGACAACGTCCGGACCGAGGGCATGCACAGCCTGGACCTGATCGACATGGGCGCGATCCCGGACGATCGGGTCATGTCGGACCTGGATGGTGACGTGCAGGCGATCGTGCCGACCCACGGTCATCTCGACCACATCGGCGCCATCTCCAAACTCGCCCACCGGTACGACGCGCCGGTCGTCGCGACGCCGTTCACCCTCGAGCTGGTGAGAGAGGAAATAAAAGACGAACAGAAGTTCGGCGTCGGAAACGACCTGATCGAGATGGACCCCGGCGAGACGATGACGATCGGGGACCACGGGGTCGAACTCGAGTTCGTCAACGTCACGCACTCGATCATCGACGCGATCAACCCCGTGTTGCACACCCCGGAGGGGGCGATCGTCTACGGGCTGGACAAGCGCATGGACCACACGCCGGTCATCGGCGACCCGATCGACATGCAGCGGTTCCGCGAAATCGGGCGCGAAGGAGAGGGCGTGCTCTGTTACATCGAGGACTGCACCAACGCGAACAAGAAGGGTCGCACGCCCTCCGAAAGCGTCGCCCGCGAGCACCTTCGGGATACGCTCTACAGCATGGAGGATTACACGGGCGGCATCGTCGCGACGACCTTTTCGAGTCACATCGCCCGCGTGACGTCCCTCGTCGAGTTCGCGAGGGAGATCGGTCGACAGCCGATTCTCCTGGGCCGGTCGATGGAGAAGTACTCCGGCACCGCCGAGCGACTCGGTATCGACTTCCCGTCGGATATCGGGATGTTCGGCCACCGAAAGTCCGTCGACCGGACGTTCAAACGCATCATGAACGAGGGCAAGGGCAATTTCTTGCCGGTCGTGACGGGCCATCAGGGCGAACCGCGCGCGATGCTCACGCGGATGGCCCGCGGCGAGACCCCGTACGAACTCGACGACGGCGACAAGGTCGTCTTCTCCGCCCGCGTCATTCCGGAGCCCACGAACGAGGGCCAGCGCTACCAGGCCGAGAAACTCCTCGGCATGCAGGGCGCGCGCGTCTACTCGGATATTCACGTTTCCGGTCACCTCCGTCAGGAGGGCCACTACGAGATGCTCGACGCGCTCCAGCCCCAGCACATCATCCCCGCCCACCAGGACCTGAAGGGCTTCTCGGGGTACGTCGATCTCGCGTCCGAACAGGGGTACGCGCTCGATCGCGACCTCCACGTCACGTCCAACGGGAACGTCATCCCGATAGTGGAATAG
- a CDS encoding DUF7504 family protein — MPSPSANTRPDDDSVDLDALPETVASGSTLLVATPEPIDGYALPLRIADRYARSDECRLVVTATVDAERTIRQQLSLSPSPAPGFGVVDATGDEHLLSLYQEYPTVYLPYPGELAHVSLALWELETALSPSRPNPHLIFRSLSPLLAEDSLERVTNVLGRLIEQRRSSGSLTVLGIEYTAHDEHTMAALRALADAIVWVDTSPDARLELDYRRIRNR; from the coding sequence ATGCCATCTCCCAGCGCGAATACCCGACCCGACGACGATTCAGTCGACCTCGACGCACTTCCCGAAACCGTCGCGAGCGGCTCGACGCTTCTCGTCGCGACGCCCGAGCCGATCGACGGGTACGCGTTACCGCTTCGGATCGCGGATCGATACGCACGCTCGGACGAGTGCCGTCTCGTCGTGACCGCGACCGTCGACGCCGAACGAACGATTCGGCAACAGCTGTCGCTCTCTCCATCTCCTGCGCCCGGATTCGGCGTCGTAGATGCGACCGGGGACGAACACCTCCTCTCCCTCTACCAGGAGTATCCGACGGTCTACCTCCCGTATCCGGGAGAGCTGGCTCACGTTAGCCTCGCCCTCTGGGAACTGGAAACGGCGCTCTCGCCCTCGCGGCCGAACCCCCACCTGATTTTCCGGTCGCTTTCCCCGCTCCTCGCCGAAGACTCCCTCGAGCGCGTCACGAACGTTCTCGGACGGCTAATCGAGCAACGCCGATCCAGCGGGAGCCTGACCGTACTCGGCATCGAATACACGGCCCACGACGAGCACACGATGGCCGCTCTCAGGGCGCTCGCCGACGCTATCGTGTGGGTCGATACGTCTCCCGACGCTCGACTCGAACTCGATTACCGACGGATACGAAACCGGTAA
- a CDS encoding alpha/beta fold hydrolase, with amino-acid sequence MDYESWAENQETSTVSVDEHDLEVAYYDDGDGEPVLFCHGIPTSSFLWRDVVPSLADEYRVIAPDMVGYGNSAMYDGFDRSIRAQEEMVDGLVDELGLETVSFVGHDLGGGVALRYAAHRPDAVETLVLSNAVCYDSWPIETIVTLGLPSTINEMSVDDARELLEGMFRETRYDDPDGAFVEGMLAPWDSDEAIVSLSRNAIGTNTSHTTEIDPSEIAARTLLLWGVEDEFQPIEYAERLEDDISGATLVGVDEASHWVMADRPDAYTDHLREFLDGA; translated from the coding sequence ATGGATTACGAGTCATGGGCCGAAAACCAGGAAACGTCGACGGTATCGGTCGACGAGCACGACCTCGAAGTCGCCTACTACGACGACGGCGACGGCGAGCCGGTGCTGTTCTGCCACGGCATCCCGACGTCGTCGTTCCTCTGGCGCGACGTCGTCCCGTCGCTCGCCGACGAGTACCGGGTGATCGCACCCGACATGGTGGGATACGGCAACTCGGCGATGTACGACGGCTTCGATCGCTCGATCCGGGCGCAGGAGGAGATGGTCGACGGACTCGTCGACGAACTGGGCCTCGAGACGGTCTCGTTCGTCGGACACGACCTCGGCGGTGGGGTGGCGCTTCGCTACGCCGCCCACCGCCCCGACGCGGTCGAGACCCTCGTCCTCTCGAACGCGGTCTGTTACGACTCGTGGCCGATCGAGACGATCGTCACCCTCGGACTGCCGTCGACGATAAACGAGATGAGCGTCGACGACGCACGAGAGCTACTCGAAGGGATGTTCCGAGAGACCCGCTACGACGATCCGGACGGCGCGTTCGTCGAGGGGATGCTCGCACCGTGGGACTCCGACGAGGCGATCGTCTCGCTCTCGCGAAATGCCATCGGAACGAATACGAGCCACACGACCGAGATCGATCCAAGCGAAATCGCCGCTCGGACGCTCCTGCTGTGGGGCGTCGAGGACGAGTTCCAGCCGATCGAGTACGCCGAACGGCTGGAAGACGATATTTCGGGTGCCACCCTCGTCGGCGTCGACGAGGCCTCTCACTGGGTCATGGCCGACCGGCCCGACGCGTACACCGACCACCTCCGCGAGTTCCTCGACGGCGCCTGA
- a CDS encoding CBS domain-containing protein: MEFDEVRVDEYMTTDVDTVGPDAWVTDVVDRLKGGVQYAGLPVVGDDRDLLGFVGAIDLLEVSGDALVEDVMSRELVVVRPEMTVKNAARVIFRTGHQFLPVVDDAGALLGIFSNGDAVRSQIERTTPTKVESTREMLERNYETSIDVTERDVPVGSLVPTQREVYADELEGRKYELQNGLAEPLIVVSYGSKLFLVDGHHRALAARQLDTDRALAYVLDVPPDEVGELGFQRVARLGGLRSLADVTINDYAHHPLIEKTEPDQ; this comes from the coding sequence CTGGAATTCGACGAGGTTCGGGTCGACGAGTACATGACGACCGACGTCGACACCGTCGGCCCGGACGCGTGGGTGACGGACGTGGTCGACCGGCTGAAAGGGGGCGTACAGTACGCCGGGCTCCCCGTCGTCGGCGACGATCGGGACCTCCTCGGGTTCGTCGGTGCGATCGACCTCCTGGAGGTGTCCGGCGACGCGCTGGTCGAGGACGTCATGAGCCGGGAACTCGTCGTCGTCCGTCCCGAGATGACCGTGAAAAACGCGGCGCGCGTCATCTTCCGTACGGGCCACCAGTTTCTCCCCGTCGTCGACGACGCGGGGGCGTTACTCGGGATCTTTTCCAACGGCGACGCCGTCAGGAGCCAGATCGAGCGGACGACGCCTACCAAAGTCGAGAGTACCCGCGAGATGCTGGAACGGAACTACGAGACGTCGATCGACGTCACCGAACGGGACGTGCCCGTCGGGTCGCTCGTTCCGACCCAGCGGGAGGTGTACGCGGACGAACTCGAAGGGCGCAAGTACGAGCTACAAAACGGCCTCGCGGAACCGCTCATCGTCGTCTCGTACGGCTCGAAGCTGTTTCTCGTCGACGGACACCACCGCGCGCTCGCCGCTCGCCAACTCGACACCGACCGCGCGCTCGCGTACGTACTCGATGTCCCTCCGGACGAGGTCGGAGAACTGGGGTTCCAACGAGTAGCCCGTCTCGGCGGACTCCGCTCGCTCGCGGACGTCACGATCAACGACTACGCCCACCACCCGCTTATCGAGAAGACCGAACCCGACCAGTGA
- a CDS encoding mRNA cleavage and polyadenylation specificity factor-like protein: protein MSERSGSGAGVGTVRRRDGIHFDVGRRVVADARRAVGDVNVVSHAHADHTLRSSPGTVVCSAATAAIAAARTGVAVEFVEEAPGIDLVPAGHVVGSRAALFEGEDGRRYCYTGDFSTRDRWYLDGFDPEAVAADVLVMETTYGRPEYRFPAQADLEGEIRDWLREHDDRPLFLFGYSLGRAQKLQYLASEATGRDVLVSDSIDRVNRAIEAATGGDLAFAGRPYEDGDLAELTDEVVILPSNQSRSEWVERLVDRTGGLKAGFSGWAVDDSYRYRGNYDATFPLTDHCDFDELLATVRAIDPDVVYTHHGFAEAFADVLETEHGYRARPLKRDQTTLEEFC from the coding sequence GTGAGCGAGCGATCCGGTTCGGGTGCGGGCGTGGGAACCGTCAGGCGCCGCGACGGCATCCACTTCGACGTGGGCAGGCGCGTCGTCGCCGACGCGAGGCGCGCGGTCGGTGACGTCAACGTGGTCAGCCACGCCCACGCCGACCACACCCTCCGGTCGAGTCCGGGGACGGTCGTCTGCTCGGCCGCGACGGCGGCCATCGCGGCCGCCCGGACGGGCGTCGCCGTCGAGTTCGTCGAGGAGGCCCCGGGGATCGACCTCGTCCCCGCCGGCCACGTCGTCGGCTCCCGTGCGGCGCTGTTCGAGGGCGAGGACGGCCGGCGCTACTGTTACACCGGCGACTTCTCCACGCGCGACCGCTGGTACCTCGACGGGTTCGACCCCGAGGCCGTCGCCGCCGACGTGCTGGTGATGGAGACGACCTACGGCCGCCCCGAGTACCGGTTCCCGGCGCAGGCGGACCTCGAAGGCGAGATCCGCGACTGGCTCCGCGAGCACGACGACCGGCCGCTCTTTCTGTTCGGCTACTCGCTCGGGCGGGCCCAGAAGCTCCAGTACCTCGCGAGCGAGGCGACCGGCCGGGACGTCCTCGTCTCGGACTCGATCGACCGCGTGAACCGCGCCATCGAGGCGGCGACCGGCGGCGACCTCGCGTTCGCGGGCCGACCCTACGAGGACGGCGACCTCGCGGAGCTGACCGACGAGGTCGTGATCCTGCCGTCGAACCAGTCCCGGTCGGAGTGGGTCGAGCGGCTGGTCGACCGGACGGGCGGGCTGAAAGCCGGTTTCTCCGGGTGGGCCGTCGACGACTCCTACCGCTACCGCGGGAACTACGACGCGACGTTCCCGCTGACTGACCACTGCGACTTCGACGAACTGCTCGCGACCGTCCGGGCGATCGACCCCGACGTCGTCTACACCCACCACGGCTTCGCCGAGGCGTTCGCGGACGTCCTGGAGACCGAACACGGCTACCGGGCGCGGCCGCTCAAGCGCGACCAGACGACGCTGGAGGAGTTCTGCTGA
- a CDS encoding acylphosphatase codes for MSDRTRVHVFVSGTVQGVFYRATTRDTARERGVDGWVKNLPDGRVEAVFEGPADAVEGMVEWCHEGSPAADVEDVEAEYEEPRGEDGFEIRY; via the coding sequence ATGAGCGATCGAACCCGCGTACACGTCTTCGTCTCCGGAACGGTACAGGGCGTCTTCTACCGCGCGACGACCCGCGACACGGCCCGCGAGCGGGGCGTCGACGGCTGGGTGAAGAACCTCCCCGACGGCCGCGTCGAGGCGGTCTTCGAGGGGCCCGCCGACGCCGTCGAGGGGATGGTCGAGTGGTGCCACGAGGGCAGCCCCGCGGCCGACGTCGAGGACGTCGAGGCCGAGTACGAGGAGCCACGGGGCGAGGACGGGTTCGAGATCAGGTACTGA
- a CDS encoding NAD(P)H-hydrate dehydratase, producing the protein MITGERMAAVDENAAALGVSRKQLMESSGNAVARAVRAVADPGARVVVVAGRGNNGGDAFVAARFLDEYDVTTYLLGRAATIGTDIARENWAALDAGDYDVREVTDSRNFDLPDCDVVVDAMLGTGISGDLREPAATAARAINEADATVVAVDVPSGFDADAGEHAKNGVEADRVVTFHDAKPGLDALDADVTVANIGIPAAAERFVGPGDVRLARPTDREGRPYVVGGGPYTGAPALAAQAALRAGAELPFVAAPEAVAGEIQGYAEDLIVQAYEGEHLTPERVDDLVATAHRYGNVVVLGPGLGTDAETREAVRAFLESFAGRAVVDADALRVVPEVETEATLICTPNRGELAAMGGPDVDDLRAAADEIEAFAADLGHVVLAKGADDVITDGERTRISRSGTVGMKVGGTGDTLAGIVAALFEAAAPLDAAAAAARVNGVAGERLAADDGHGFLASDLLEAIPAALWGVDDV; encoded by the coding sequence ATGATCACTGGCGAGCGGATGGCCGCCGTCGACGAGAACGCGGCGGCGCTGGGGGTGTCACGAAAGCAGTTGATGGAGTCGAGCGGGAACGCCGTCGCCCGCGCCGTCCGGGCGGTCGCCGACCCCGGCGCGCGGGTCGTCGTCGTCGCCGGCCGGGGCAACAACGGCGGGGACGCCTTCGTCGCCGCACGGTTCCTCGACGAGTACGACGTCACCACCTACCTGCTCGGGCGCGCGGCGACTATCGGAACCGACATCGCCCGCGAGAACTGGGCGGCGCTCGACGCCGGCGACTACGACGTCCGCGAGGTGACCGACTCGCGGAATTTCGACCTGCCCGACTGTGACGTGGTCGTCGACGCGATGCTCGGGACGGGGATCAGCGGCGACCTCCGCGAACCCGCGGCGACCGCGGCGCGGGCGATAAACGAAGCCGACGCGACGGTCGTCGCCGTCGACGTCCCCTCGGGGTTCGACGCCGACGCGGGCGAGCACGCCAAAAACGGCGTCGAGGCCGACCGCGTCGTCACTTTCCACGACGCCAAACCGGGGCTCGACGCCCTCGACGCCGACGTGACGGTCGCGAACATCGGCATCCCGGCGGCGGCCGAGCGGTTCGTCGGGCCGGGGGACGTCCGACTCGCACGCCCGACCGACCGCGAGGGACGTCCCTACGTCGTCGGCGGCGGGCCCTACACCGGCGCGCCGGCGCTGGCCGCGCAGGCCGCGTTACGGGCCGGGGCCGAACTCCCCTTCGTCGCCGCGCCCGAGGCGGTCGCGGGCGAAATCCAGGGCTACGCCGAGGACCTGATCGTTCAGGCCTACGAGGGCGAGCACCTCACGCCCGAGCGGGTCGACGACCTCGTCGCGACGGCCCACCGGTACGGGAACGTCGTCGTCCTCGGCCCCGGCCTCGGAACCGACGCCGAGACCCGCGAGGCGGTCCGCGCGTTCCTCGAATCGTTCGCCGGCCGGGCGGTCGTCGACGCGGACGCGCTCCGGGTCGTCCCCGAGGTCGAGACCGAGGCGACGCTGATCTGCACGCCCAACCGCGGCGAACTGGCGGCGATGGGCGGCCCCGACGTCGACGACCTCCGGGCGGCGGCCGACGAGATCGAGGCGTTCGCGGCCGACCTCGGCCACGTCGTGCTCGCGAAGGGCGCCGACGACGTGATCACCGACGGCGAGCGGACCCGGATCAGCCGCTCCGGTACGGTCGGCATGAAAGTCGGCGGGACCGGCGACACGCTCGCCGGCATCGTCGCGGCGCTGTTCGAGGCCGCGGCCCCCCTCGACGCCGCGGCGGCGGCCGCCCGCGTCAACGGCGTCGCCGGCGAGCGACTGGCCGCGGACGACGGGCACGGCTTCCTCGCGTCGGACCTGCTCGAGGCGATTCCGGCGGCCCTGTGGGGTGTGGACGATGTCTGA
- the moaC gene encoding cyclic pyranopterin monophosphate synthase MoaC — protein sequence MSEGDGADELTHTTAEGDVQMVDVGDKPDTKRRAVAAGEIHLRPSTIEAIRADEVGKGDVLATARVGAIQAVKHTWETIPMCHAIPITNVDTAFDVGEARIELEVTVETTGKTGCEMEALEGVTTGLNVVWDMVKAVEKDDDGQYPATRIEDVRVLEKEKREP from the coding sequence ATGTCTGAGGGCGACGGCGCGGACGAGTTGACGCACACGACTGCGGAGGGCGACGTCCAGATGGTCGACGTCGGGGACAAACCCGACACGAAGCGGCGTGCGGTCGCCGCCGGCGAGATCCACCTGCGGCCGTCGACGATCGAGGCGATCCGCGCCGACGAGGTCGGCAAGGGCGACGTGCTCGCCACCGCGCGCGTGGGGGCGATTCAGGCCGTCAAGCACACGTGGGAGACGATCCCGATGTGCCACGCGATCCCGATCACGAACGTCGACACGGCGTTCGACGTCGGCGAGGCCCGGATCGAACTCGAGGTGACAGTCGAGACGACCGGCAAGACTGGCTGCGAGATGGAGGCTCTGGAGGGGGTGACCACGGGGTTGAACGTCGTCTGGGACATGGTGAAAGCCGTCGAGAAGGACGACGACGGCCAGTATCCGGCGACGCGGATCGAGGACGTGCGGGTGCTAGAGAAGGAGAAACGCGAGCCCTAG
- a CDS encoding DUF7344 domain-containing protein: MSDDADDRGGDGGANVPRDPPPRPASGGLQVRVDDYLGALAHRRRRLALYYLRRRERATMETLARWIAAVEEDVPVDEVTDADYAPVTVDLFHVHLPKLADARVVEYDGRSGAVRYRDPPAALEELVSTCADVEYDI, encoded by the coding sequence ATGAGCGACGACGCCGACGACCGGGGCGGGGACGGGGGAGCGAACGTCCCGCGAGACCCGCCGCCGCGACCGGCGTCGGGGGGCCTGCAGGTCCGCGTCGACGACTACCTCGGAGCGCTCGCCCACCGACGCCGACGCCTCGCCCTCTACTACCTGCGGCGCCGCGAGCGCGCCACGATGGAGACGCTCGCCCGCTGGATCGCCGCGGTCGAGGAGGACGTCCCCGTCGACGAGGTGACCGACGCCGACTACGCCCCGGTGACCGTCGACCTCTTCCACGTCCACCTCCCGAAACTGGCCGACGCGAGGGTCGTCGAGTACGACGGCCGGTCCGGCGCCGTCAGGTACCGCGACCCGCCGGCGGCCCTCGAAGAACTCGTCAGCACGTGTGCGGACGTCGAGTATGACATCTAG